In Accipiter gentilis unplaced genomic scaffold, bAccGen1.1, whole genome shotgun sequence, the genomic stretch gctctggaagatcccggaggagtcgcagcttgtgttttacgggcaccagtaggtctggggcgggagagggggctgcaggcaggggggtcaggctggggcagcggtgtgcaggtgccaagcatcactaggagcctgccggcactgtggggatgctgatgccccggtgagcccttgtctcctaaataggatcccaaagcatgctcataactgatggcagttgccccttctcttcacaggggctccatcgattgtatccagctcatcagtgaggagcacatggtgtcaggcgccgatgacgggtgagcacagggccggggtggtgcctggggtgcgcaggcggtgcccccctcggccccctcgccccttccctccctggcaggtccctagccctgtgggggctaacgaaaaagaagccgctggcactggcccggcaggcacatggcatgcaggatgcccagggcctgcagcagccatactggatctcagcagtggccgccctgcgcaacagggacctcctggctacaggtgtgtggcagctgctttggagtgggggtgtggagaggggggcgtcctgctcccttacctgggtgggagtgcatggcagtcttctctctctgccccaggctcccagagcgccagcgtgaagctctggaagtgcggtgagggatttcggaagctggagcccctctgggacatcccgttggtatggatggggaggtgggggattggagctgggcttggggcatctctgggcaggggctcccctccctgggcggcaggaggaggctgccagagcccctcaccctgccctgtcccctccaggtgggttttgtgaacagcctcaagttctctgcagccggtgacttcctggtggctggccttggacaggagcaccggtactgtcccccctccctggtgctgcccaggggcacagcccccccctgctcctccaagggctcggcggagggtagcccccatctctctcatctgcaggcttggccggtggtggagagtcaaagaggccaagaacagcgtctgcatcgtccctctgaagcggagggctgcagcccccagtcccgaagcccctgacagccctgaagcccccgacagctcctagcccctggccccagaggcgctggagccaggtcaccaaacccctgtccctggagctgcgccccgagtcctttgtgcaac encodes the following:
- the LOC126036837 gene encoding U3 small nucleolar RNA-interacting protein 2-like isoform X2; its protein translation is MTAVAALRNRDLLATGSQSASVKLWKCGEGFRKLEPLWDIPLVGFVNSLKFSAAGDFLVAGLGQEHRLGRWWRVKEAKNSVCIVPLKRRAAAPSPEAPDSPEAPDSS
- the LOC126036837 gene encoding U3 small nucleolar RNA-interacting protein 2-like isoform X3, whose translation is MTVAALRNRDLLATGSQSASVKLWKCGEGFRKLEPLWDIPLVGFVNSLKFSAAGDFLVAGLGQEHRLGRWWRVKEAKNSVCIVPLKRRAAAPSPEAPDSPEAPDSS
- the LOC126036837 gene encoding U3 small nucleolar RNA-interacting protein 2-like isoform X1, giving the protein MQDAQGLQQPYWISAVAALRNRDLLATGSQSASVKLWKCGEGFRKLEPLWDIPLVGFVNSLKFSAAGDFLVAGLGQEHRLGRWWRVKEAKNSVCIVPLKRRAAAPSPEAPDSPEAPDSS